One stretch of Chryseobacterium sp. LJ668 DNA includes these proteins:
- a CDS encoding YceI family protein, with protein MGRKVTGAHNGTIEVKEGNFTFENNILSSGKFVINTRSIKILDIDDSETNAQFANHLASDDFFNSDQFPDAVFEIKHAEPGENNFYHVTGDLTIKGITHSLETTLQIVKTNNAAVLDTKIVIDRTKFNIKFRSSNFFSNLGDTLIFNNFDLNVHLVADAN; from the coding sequence ATCGGAAGAAAAGTAACCGGAGCTCACAACGGAACAATCGAAGTAAAAGAAGGAAATTTCACTTTTGAAAACAACATTCTTTCTTCAGGAAAATTTGTCATCAATACAAGATCAATCAAAATTCTTGACATCGATGATTCTGAAACAAACGCACAATTCGCCAATCATTTGGCTTCTGATGATTTCTTTAACTCAGATCAATTTCCTGATGCAGTTTTCGAGATCAAACACGCAGAACCGGGTGAAAACAATTTTTACCACGTAACCGGAGACCTTACCATCAAAGGAATTACACACTCACTGGAAACGACTTTACAGATCGTGAAGACAAATAACGCTGCAGTTTTAGACACTAAAATTGTGATCGACAGAACAAAATTCAATATCAAATTCAGATCATCCAATTTCTTCAGCAATCTTGGAGATACTTTGATCTTCAACAATTTTGATTTGAATGTTCACTTAGTTGCAGACGCAAATTAA
- a CDS encoding Crp/Fnr family transcriptional regulator: protein MPDPKEILKEHISNFASLNEEQFDYFFSHFNMINLQKGQMLITEGDSVDHEYFVVDGCLKAFYLNDNMKMFILQFAMPNWWVSDFDALYSKNRATINVDCITSANILSISNEDREKICKEIHEVEHFFRWRTNKGYVAAQKRLLSFMDNDVKFRYEELLALYPQLYNLVPKHLIASYLGVTRETLSRLRQ, encoded by the coding sequence ATGCCCGATCCAAAAGAAATATTAAAAGAACATATCTCAAACTTTGCTTCTCTCAATGAAGAACAATTTGATTATTTTTTTTCGCATTTTAATATGATCAATTTACAAAAAGGGCAAATGCTGATCACAGAGGGAGATTCCGTTGATCACGAGTATTTCGTTGTTGATGGTTGCCTGAAAGCATTTTACCTTAATGACAATATGAAAATGTTTATCCTGCAGTTTGCAATGCCGAACTGGTGGGTATCAGATTTTGACGCTCTTTACAGCAAAAACAGAGCAACCATTAACGTTGACTGCATCACCAGTGCCAATATTTTATCAATCTCAAATGAAGACCGAGAAAAAATCTGTAAAGAAATTCATGAGGTTGAGCATTTTTTCAGATGGCGTACGAATAAAGGCTATGTTGCAGCTCAAAAACGTCTGCTTTCTTTCATGGATAATGATGTAAAATTCAGATATGAAGAGCTTTTAGCGTTGTATCCTCAACTATACAATTTAGTTCCAAAACATCTGATTGCTTCTTATCTGGGAGTTACAAGAGAAACTTTGAGCAGGCTACGTCAATAA
- a CDS encoding SPFH domain-containing protein: protein MIYLGILVFFGLITLFASFFTVKQESAAVVERLGKFLKVSHAGLHLKIPFLDQISKRLNLRIQQLDVIIDTKTLDNVFIKMKVSVQYQVIRENVKDAYYRLENPENQITSYVFDVVRAEVPKTKLDDVFVRKDDIAVAVKSELQEAMQSYGYDIIKALVTDIDPDEQVKHAMNRINAAEREKTAAEYESEAQRIRIVAVAKAEAESKKLQGQGIADQRREIAKGLEESVKMLNAAGINAQEASALIVVTQHYDTLHSIGANNRSNLVLLPNSPQAASSMLNELVVSMAATQKMDEVNKAHLPEPPRNHEH, encoded by the coding sequence ATGATATACTTAGGTATTTTGGTCTTTTTCGGACTTATTACATTATTCGCTTCTTTTTTCACCGTCAAGCAAGAATCTGCTGCTGTTGTAGAGAGATTAGGTAAGTTTTTAAAAGTGAGCCATGCTGGTCTGCATTTAAAAATTCCTTTTTTGGATCAGATTTCAAAACGCCTGAATCTTAGAATTCAGCAATTGGACGTTATTATTGATACCAAAACTCTGGATAATGTTTTTATCAAAATGAAAGTTTCCGTACAGTATCAGGTGATCAGAGAAAATGTAAAAGACGCTTATTACCGTTTAGAAAATCCTGAAAATCAGATTACTTCTTATGTATTTGATGTTGTACGTGCAGAAGTTCCGAAAACGAAATTGGATGATGTTTTCGTAAGAAAAGATGATATTGCTGTGGCTGTAAAAAGTGAACTTCAAGAAGCAATGCAAAGTTATGGTTATGATATCATTAAGGCTTTAGTAACTGATATTGATCCCGATGAGCAGGTAAAACATGCCATGAACAGAATCAACGCTGCGGAACGTGAAAAAACTGCAGCAGAATATGAATCTGAAGCGCAGAGAATAAGAATTGTTGCCGTTGCAAAGGCTGAAGCTGAATCTAAAAAACTACAGGGACAAGGTATTGCAGATCAGAGACGAGAGATTGCAAAAGGTCTTGAGGAATCAGTGAAAATGCTGAATGCTGCAGGAATCAATGCACAGGAGGCTTCAGCATTGATTGTGGTGACGCAGCATTATGATACTTTACATTCCATCGGAGCCAATAACAGAAGTAATCTGGTGCTACTGCCCAATTCGCCACAAGCAGCAAGCTCTATGCTGAATGAATTGGTTGTTTCTATGGCTGCAACGCAGAAAATGGATGAAGTCAATAAAGCGCATTTACCCGAACCTCCCAGAAATCATGAGCATTAA
- a CDS encoding DUF962 domain-containing protein, producing the protein MSERIKTYNEFYEFYLDEHKKLGTRIFHFIGILFVFLVIGFVIYTGKERFLWYIPILGYGFAWLSHAFIERNQPATFKYPLWSLMSDFKLFFELLIGKQKFKARDKE; encoded by the coding sequence ATGTCCGAAAGAATCAAAACATACAATGAGTTCTACGAGTTTTATCTCGATGAACACAAGAAACTAGGAACAAGAATTTTTCATTTCATTGGAATCCTGTTTGTTTTTCTAGTGATTGGATTTGTCATTTACACCGGAAAAGAAAGATTCTTGTGGTATATTCCGATTTTAGGCTATGGTTTCGCATGGCTGAGTCACGCATTTATTGAGAGAAATCAACCTGCAACTTTTAAATATCCGCTTTGGTCTTTAATGTCAGATTTTAAACTGTTTTTTGAATTATTAATCGGGAAGCAGAAGTTTAAAGCCAGAGATAAAGAGTAA
- a CDS encoding amino acid permease, translating into MNQLFRRKSTNATINQGGDGEHSGLNKVLTVKDLTFFGIAAIIGGGTFSAIGNACFSGGPGVVILYIICAIACGFTAMCYAEFASRVPVSGSAYTYAYVSFGEIFAWIIGWALIMEYSIGNIYIAFSWSGYFTNLLETFHIHLPEWLTINYQSAKEAFATSKGDEGLAAWRNAPVFGGLKIIFDLPAVIINVMITYLVYRGAKESRNFSNIMVYIKLAIIVLVIIVGAFYVDIDNWTPFMPNGFGGVMGGVSAVFFAYIGFDAVSTLAEESKNPQRDLPKGMIYSLVICTVVYIILALVLTGMVSYQLLGVSDPLAEIFALKGVKWMLFIVSIAAVVAMTSVMLVFQLGQPRIWMTMSRDGLMPNKFSEIHPKYKTPGFATIITGLVVGLPIFFTNENMVLDFTSIGTLFAFVLVCGGVLMLSPQSEAELKERATKGKFRIPYVNSKFIFPIFVIVSAGLIQYLFPTFFADTFKFSEDHFATNISMVVFFILCIVMSALAFIKNLSLIPLLGLVSCCYLLTGMAVSNWKWFGVWLIIGLVFYFCYGYRNSKLRKA; encoded by the coding sequence ATGAATCAACTTTTCAGAAGGAAATCAACAAATGCGACAATTAATCAAGGTGGAGATGGCGAGCATTCCGGACTAAATAAGGTTCTTACAGTAAAAGATTTAACTTTTTTTGGAATCGCTGCAATTATTGGTGGCGGAACTTTCAGTGCCATAGGAAATGCATGTTTTTCAGGAGGTCCCGGTGTTGTTATTTTGTATATCATCTGTGCTATTGCCTGCGGATTTACTGCCATGTGTTATGCTGAATTTGCATCCAGGGTCCCTGTTTCCGGAAGTGCATACACGTACGCCTATGTTTCTTTTGGGGAAATTTTTGCATGGATTATCGGTTGGGCTTTAATTATGGAATATTCTATCGGAAATATTTACATTGCTTTCTCCTGGAGCGGTTATTTTACCAATCTTTTGGAAACTTTTCATATTCATTTGCCGGAGTGGCTGACGATTAATTATCAATCTGCAAAGGAAGCATTTGCTACCAGTAAGGGTGATGAAGGTCTAGCTGCATGGAGAAACGCACCCGTTTTCGGAGGTTTAAAAATAATTTTTGATCTGCCCGCTGTTATCATTAATGTGATGATAACTTATTTGGTCTACAGAGGCGCAAAAGAATCAAGAAACTTCAGCAACATCATGGTATATATTAAATTGGCAATTATTGTACTGGTGATTATAGTCGGCGCTTTTTATGTCGATATTGACAACTGGACCCCATTTATGCCAAACGGTTTTGGCGGCGTAATGGGTGGAGTTTCAGCGGTATTTTTTGCCTATATTGGCTTTGATGCAGTTTCAACTTTGGCAGAAGAATCAAAAAATCCACAACGAGATCTGCCAAAAGGAATGATCTATTCTTTGGTGATCTGTACCGTTGTTTATATCATTTTAGCATTGGTTTTAACCGGAATGGTTTCTTACCAATTGCTTGGTGTAAGTGATCCTTTGGCAGAAATTTTTGCCTTAAAAGGCGTAAAGTGGATGTTGTTTATTGTATCAATTGCTGCAGTTGTTGCAATGACGAGCGTGATGCTTGTTTTCCAACTTGGGCAACCGAGAATCTGGATGACAATGTCTCGTGACGGCTTGATGCCAAATAAATTTTCAGAGATTCATCCGAAATATAAAACACCAGGATTTGCAACGATTATTACGGGGTTGGTTGTAGGACTTCCAATATTTTTCACCAACGAGAATATGGTGTTGGATTTCACGAGCATAGGAACTTTGTTTGCTTTTGTATTGGTTTGCGGCGGCGTTTTGATGCTTTCCCCACAGAGCGAGGCAGAACTTAAAGAGCGTGCTACAAAAGGTAAATTCAGAATTCCGTATGTGAATTCAAAGTTTATTTTTCCGATTTTTGTCATTGTGTCAGCGGGTTTAATTCAATATTTATTCCCAACATTTTTTGCAGATACCTTTAAATTTTCAGAAGATCATTTCGCAACCAATATTTCGATGGTGGTATTTTTTATTCTGTGCATTGTAATGTCGGCGCTGGCTTTTATAAAAAATTTATCATTAATTCCTTTATTAGGACTAGTTTCATGCTGTTATCTTCTGACGGGAATGGCGGTTTCAAACTGGAAATGGTTTGGGGTCTGGCTGATTATCGGACTGGTATTTTACTTCTGTTATGGTTATAGAAACAGCAAGTTGAGAAAAGCTTAA